ACGGCGTTGAAATGTTTtgtcgccgtgaagtggagcatcgaCGAAGtaatcggagtagagcatgcaatagCCTTCGAGATCCCTCGGTCGTGGTCAGCCTCACCATgcgctcctcgccgcccgccgctcCACCAAAGAGATCCACCACGCCGCCCGCTTGACGCCTCTCCCCCGCACGTGGGAGGCCCGTCGGGGCGCACCGACTTCGCCCGACGCCTTCGACGGTCGGGCGCTGGCGCCGACAGCGGAGACGGCCAGGGGAGCTCGTGGAGTGGAGCGTGCGAGGCTAGAGTTGGCGCCTTCGGAACCACCCGCGCGAGCGGCTCGGGAGGAAGAGGAAAAATTCGGTGCATGAAATTTTCAATCGTGCGGGAGCGATGGGTGAGACGAAGATGAGGAAGCTCCTGTCTGGCTTCCTGACAGCGCCCGATGAATCAGAATACCTTCACCGCGATTGAAGAATCAGAGTACCTTTATTCTCATCGCATCCGTTGTGAAAACGTTGCCGACGAATGTCGTAAAAATCACGCTGATTAGCCTGACAGCATGGTGGCTGGAGGCAAAGGGAACCAGAAAAAGTCTCCGACGGCTGCCCTCCGAATCCTATCTCCTCGTCGCCAAAGTTCTACACTCACTCCACCACCTGACCAGACACGTTCCTGTTTTCTACGGGCCCCACTTGTCCGTCTCGTGCGCTCCGTTGGGCCTCGGCCTTTTCCGCCCCCGCAATCTGATCCGCAGGGAGAGCGGCCCGCAATTCCTCCTCACTCACCCACCCACCCACCAGCAATCCATCCATCCCTCGCAGCTCCGGCCGGCGGCGATGCCGGCGGGCCAGCAGCCGCAGGCGCGCGAGCCCGACAGCGGCCGCCAGCACCCGCCGCCCGCCACGCCCGCGCTCCCGTCCGAGGTGGTGCCGGCCTACCCGCCGCCGGAGTCGGAGGACGACGAGTCCTGGGTGTGGACGCAGATCAAGGCGGAGGCCCGGCGCGACGCGGACGCCGAGCCGGCGCTCGCCTCCTTCCTCTACGCCACGGTGCTCTCCCACCCCTCCCTGCCCCGCTCCCTCTCCTTCCACCTCGCCAACAAGCTCTGCTCCTCCACCCTCCTCTCCACGCTCCTCTACGACCTCTTCCTCGCCTCCCTCACCGCGCAcccctccctccgcgccgccgtcgtcgccgaccTCCTCGCCGCGCGCGCCCGCGACCCCGCCTGCGTCGGCTTCTCCCACTGCCTCCTCAACTACAAGGGCTTCCTCGCCATCCAGGCGCACCGCGTCGCGCACGTGCTCTGGGCGCAGAACCGCCGCCCCCTCGCGCTCGCCCTCCAGTCCCGCGTCGCCGACGTCTTCGCCGTCGACATCCACCCCGCCGCCGTCGTCGGCAAGGCCATCCTCCTCGACCACGCCACCGGCGTCGTCATCGGGGAGACCGCCGTCGTCGGCGACAACGTCTCCATCCTCCACCACGTCACCCTCGGCGGGACCGGCAAGGCCGTCGGCGACCGCCACCCCAAGATTGGGGACGGGGTGCTCATAGGCGCCGGCGCCACCATCCTCGGCAACGTCATGATTGGAGCCGGGGCAAAGATTGGGGCTGGCTCCGTGGTGCTGATAGATGTGCCGGCGAGGAGCACCGCGGTGGGCAACCCTGCCAGGCTGATTGGAGGGAGGAAGGGCGAGTCCGACAAGGACGAGGACATGCCCGGAGAGTCCATGGATCACACCTCCTTCATACGGCAGTGGTCCGACTACACCATCTGAGGGGAGCCATTGTGCAAGGTCTATTACTCATCCTCTGTATCAGTAACCGTGTTGTGCTACCAAATACATAGTGATTTTGTTTTGGTATTGTTCGCTTGTGGATGAACATCAACTGTAGTCTAGTGTGTATGACCAATTGTTTCTTCAGCTGAGCAACCATGCTCGGATACTGATAGCAGATGATTGATGAACGAATAATTTTGTAATCCATGGTGGATTTGGTTGTACTTTAATCATTTTCCGGATTAATCATGCTTTTCCGAGAACATAGGTCATGGATTGATCAAGCTTCAAGGGCATATTAGATCACATGATTATAGCGTGTGAACCAATGATGATGCCGCATACTAAATTCTAGACATATTTTCAGATCCCACTTTCGTCATTTTTCTCTACATCAAATCAAATGAACTGTATTAGAGCCCTTAGCTAATAATTTATTCTTAAGTTCTGGAACGGGGTGATAAATGCCGGTCTAGTATCTGTTTTTCTGAACCTTTATAATTTGCCAGTGTCACTCTTGACAAAGTTTATGAAAGCATTTCCCCAAAAATTTAAGTAAAAAGTGTCTTGTTCTAGCATTATGAATCTGGTTGAAGTTCATGCTCATTTATTCTGtatgtttatttatttattcatcTCTTTGTAGTTTTAGGACGTATGGTTCATTGAGCTCCCACATGCTATACCTATATATCCACCATTTTGATATATGATGAATATAAAAAAAATACTTTTCTTCTGTCAAGACAATGTCGCCTTCGTTGGATGGGTCAATGAAGACTAGGAAAACACTATTTTCTGAATTTTATACCACACTTGCCCTTCTGAAGCTTCCGGCTGACTGTCAAAGTCATCGAGTCAACAAAGTCTTAAGTCTTTCACAAGTGCCTTCTGAAGCTTTGAGCGAACCATTCAAAGTCATTGAGTCAGCAAATTCCCAAGTCTTTCTAGCTTAGAGCACCATCTATCTGGTAAGAGGCTGGGAGGGCTTTCTGTTTGTTTGCGTTTCACAATGGAAGCAATCATTTCTGAATTTTATACCACACTTGCCCTTCTGAAGCTTCTGGCTGACTGTCAAAGTCATCGAGTCAACAAAGTCTTAAGTCTTTCGAGCTCAGAGCACCATCTATATAGTGACGTGCTGGGAGGAGTTCCTGTTCATTCGCGCTTCACAATGGAGACAATCATCTCTGTGGTTCTTGGTGATCTTGTTGGCAGAGCTATATCCTTCGTGGTCGAGAAGCGCCGCGAGAAGACAACCGCTGAGGAGGATCTGCAGAGGCTGCGCCAGCTGCTTCTGAGGATAAGTGCTGTTGTCGAGGAGGCTGAGGGGCGATGTGTCACAAACCGGGGGATGATACATCAAGCTAGCACGATGCGAGAGCAAATGTTCAGAGGGTACTACCTTCTCGATGCCTTCAGGTGCAGAGAGAAGAAGACCGATGACGAGGAGGTGAGTCACTTCTTGTTTGCTCAATCCAATTTCAATCCGGCCAAGCGTTTTCGCCGCCTTTCTAGCAACACTCAGATTGAGAGCACGGTAACTGTTAGAGTAAGCAGTCAGGAGCTTAAACAGGTTGTTCTTGGCCTAGAAAGCATGCTTGTTGATATGAAGGAGTTTGCTATATTTCTGATGAGCTACCCTCGCATGTACCGCCAACCCTATGGTGCATATTTATTTGTGGACAAGTATATGTTTGGCCGCCAAATGGAGAGGGAACAAGCCATCCGCTTCTTGCTACAAGCAGAGCTTCCGTATGGAAATGTGGGTGTCCTTCCAGTTGTTGGTTCTGCATATGTTGGGAAGAGCACTCTTGTGGAACATGTTTGCAACGATGAGCGTGTACAAAACCACTTCTCCTTGATCTTGCTCTACATTGGAAACAACCTTCAAGATGAAACGATGACAACTTTTAGAGATCATTGCGTGATCAAGCATCAAAATATTTCCTTGGATGAAGAGAAGTCGTTGGTAGTCATTGAGCTCTTAGGGGACGTGGACAAAGGAGTATGGAAGAGACTGCTGCACTCTTCTGAACGATGCATGCCACATGGGAGTAAGATCATAATCACAAGCCGATCAGAGAAAGTGGCCAGTCTTGGAACAACGGAAGCCGTCAGGCTAAACTATTTGTCTAAAGAAGCTTACTGGTATTTCTTCAGGATGCTCGTGTTTGGTAGCACGGATCCGGAGGAGCACCCGAAGTTAACATCCATAGCCATGGAGATAGCCGTAGAGATGTGTGGATCTTTCTTATACGCATATGTTGCTGCTGCCTTACTGAGAGAAAATCTTAGTGCTCGGTTCTGGTACAGGGTTCTCAGACACCTTAGGGAGTACAAGCAGAAGAATATCTTGTTGTTAGGTGAATATCCTGCTGAGGAAGATCAGCCTCGGTATATTTTGAGCTTGGCTAAAAGGCGGCATGGTTCTGAGGATACTAAGTTCCTTTTGCAAAGTAGTCACTGCCACAATGGTCCTGCTTCTCATGGTGGGCTTCCGAAGATAACAATGGTGGATCTGCTATCCGGCACCTGGAGCGCTATGCCAAGGGGAAAATTTGAGGTCTTGTCCTGGAGGTCTGTCATACCACCGTACTACAGCTACACAACTGCTTGCGAGTTTGTCCGGCACAGCAGTAGTACCACAGCATAGATGAAGAAGAGAAGCGCTCTTTGGCACCGTGGTGACATTGCTTTGATTTACTGGTGGTTCTCTTCTTGTCTATGGACCATGGCTCACCTGATTGGTTGATGAGACTTCCTTGCTTTGCTGGTGTAAAAGTTGATGATATTTATTTAAGTTGATCTGGTTCTTGACTCGATCTTGTATGGAGTATACTGTGACTGGTATCCGGTACATATGGCTCCCTAATTACCGGTTGTGTTTGTAATCACTTTTGCCATCTTCATCTGAATAAATAAGCCCTTGGCTAAGTAGCTAATGTTTCTCCTCAGACTCTCTTTTTTACTTTTTGTATAGAGCTGACACATCTTgctagctagtactccctccgtccgaaaaagcttgtccctcaaatggatgaggGTGACGAAGGACAAGCATCCTGGGCATCCTCggcatcggcgcagattctcagaaGCAGCTACTGCAACCTCTGCAGATCCTGCCGCGAAGTTTGGTACTTTTCAGCCAAAAGATGCTGGTTAACGGTGTCTTGTACAGTAGAAGACAACATCACTCACACGAGTCTGGGCGAGTTCAGTTCAGGCAACCTGCATGCCTTGCTACAAAGATCAGTGCCGCAAGTGAAAATCAACACAGATAGCTGGAGCTAACAAGATGAAAAAACAGCTGAAAGAACAGAGTGAACAAACACAACCACTGCCTGATTGTGCAGGTGCTGGGAAGGGCCAAACAAAAAAGTGATCTCACTGTTGATCCTAACAGGGGAGACTTGCAGCTTCAAGTTTCCACCACACTGATCTTTATTAAATCAGATATAAATCAGAAACAGATACTTTTCGTCTGTCATAACAGTGTTGCTTTCGTTGGCTGGGTCAAATGCCAATTCCCTGCTCAGTGCTTGTGCTGGATAACAATTGAAAGGACACGGTGAGCAGGCACGATCACTTCTTGATTGTGCAGGTGTTAGAAACGACGGAGGAAAAAACGTCATCTGGCTATTTATCAAATGGTGCAAACATGCTATTTTCTGGAAGCTACATCATAATTGCTTTCTGAAGCTTTAGCTGACCATTCAGAGTCATGGAGTCAGCAACTTGCTAACTCCCTTCAAGTTCTGGTGAGAGTCAGGGAGGGGTTCCTGTTTGCTTGCAGTTTACGATGGAGACACTAATTTCTGCAGTTCTTGATGATACTGTCAGCAGAACCATATTCTACTGGTTGAGAAGTGCTGTGAGCAGAGAACCACGGAAGAGGATCTGCAGAGGCTGCACCAGCTGCTTCTGAGGTTACGTGCCGTTGTTGAGGAGGCTGAGGGGTGGCATGTCACTGCAAAGATGATCTGTCAGACTAGCATGATGACAAAGCAAATGTTCAGAGGGTACTAACTTCTCGACACCTTCAAGTGTGgagagaagaagactgacactgaggaGGTGAGTCCCTCCTTGTTCGTTCAATCCAAATTTAATCCAGCTAATGTTTTTACCGCATATCTAGTGACATTCAAACTGAGAGCAGGGTAATGGGTAGAGAAAGCAGCAAGTAGTTGAAATAGGTACTTTTTGTTAGAGTTATAttataagtcatgtacccctttgtatttatcccgttATATAAGGGGTTTTCTGCGTATGTTTCAcatctgtacatgtatatatatcggcctatggcctcatgggaatacaagttgcatatttcctaacatggtattagaggtAGGTCAATTTTTTCGCACGCCGCAACTCGTGCTGTTGATCCTCCGTGGCCGCCGCCGCGGCTTTTCTCTGTCGTAGCGTCGGTTCTCACGTCCGGTCCTCTCTGATCGGTCCACCCAAGGCCGGCTCCTTCCCCGTCCGTCCCGCATCTCTGTAACGCTCACGCCGCATCCTTTGGACCGAGCAAGCTGGTCGCCTCTCTGGATCGGATCTCCGTCGGGCTGCTGCTCTTCCAACAACTAGACACCGGTCGTCGCCCCTTATTGGATCTCCCTGCCAGCTGCCAGTTTCCGCTCTCTGCAGCTCCTTGCCGATCTCGCCGCCAGCTGCTCTTCTCGCCGGATCTCTCCGCCAGACTGCTCCTCGTCCGGCGGTTGCCGTCTGCTGCCCGTCGGAAGCCTCTGTTACTCCCGCGTGACTGCTGCTGCCTGGAAAAAAAAACAGGCACGATGTCCGCATCTTCCGGCTATGTTGCTGTTCCTCGCTGTCCGGTgatctttgatggtactaactacaCCGAGTTCACTGGCTTCATGCGCATTCACATGCGTGGCATCCGTATCTGGGGTGTTCTTTCTAGCGAGGTCTGCTGTCCGCCACGTCCAGTTCCTCCGGTGGCCCCTACTCCTCCGACTCCACTGGTTCTTGCTCCGGATGCTaatcaggccgccaaggatgcggctaagcttgctgatgaggctgctgatcgtgcttatgatgagaaggttttgacttatgaggaggctcttcagatttatcatggtgctctgtctgcttacacccagtggcttgatgatgatgctcgtgctgctgctgttctcactgctagtgttccgcctcagtttgcttctgagtttctgggtcttcctactgtctttgagatgtggacccgtcttcgtcagcgctatcagccctctggtgatgccttatacctttctgtggtccgtcaggagcatgctcttcagcagggtgactctactgttgatgacttctatgcacagagttctgctatctGGCGCCAGCTTGATTCTCTCCGCAGTGCTGGTTGTCGTACCTGCCCCTGTTGCCAGGCTGTCCAGGCCAATTTGGAGTTTCATCGCGTCTATGAGTTCCTGTCTCGGCTCCGTAAGGAGTTTGAGCCCCGGCGTGCTCAGTTGTTTACTCGTGGCCGTATTTCTCTCATGGAGGCGCTTTCTGAgattcgtgctgaggagactcgcTTACGTGGTGCTGGTTTGCTGGAGGTTCCCTCTGTGCTCGCTACTCGTGCTCCTACGCCACCTGCTGCACCTACCCCTTCTCGCTCGAGTGCTCCGCCGCTCTTGCCCACTCCTTCTGGAGGCTCAGGTCGCCCCCGTCCACATTGCGACTACTGCAACAATGATGGTCATCTTGAGTCTCAGTGCTACACGAAGAAGAAACACCTGCGCAAGGCGCGATCATCATCTTCAGGGACTTCGTCATCTACCTCGACAGCTTCAGCCATTACTTTGACTGAGCAGGATATTCTGAGACTTAAGCGTCTGCTCGCGGCTTCAGGTTCTTCCTCGACGGGTACTGCTGGTTCTGTGACTGATGCTTCCTGCACTGAGCAATCaccctctacacagtcaggtacatccccatgggttcTAGACTCTGAagcttcttttcatatgtcttctcattcttcCATTTTGTCCTCTTTTCGCTCGCTGGATTCTCCTGTTCATGTCCTCACTGCTGATGGTACTCCACTTTCTGTCGTTAGTAGAGGCACTCTTATCACTCCTTCTTACtctgttcctgatgttgctcatgttcctcgactcaccatgaatctgttttctgctggtcaacttactgattctggttgtcgcgtcATCCTTGACGTTGACTCTTGTTCTGTCCAGGACCGTCGCACGCACACTCTAGTTGGGGCTGGCCCTCGCCGCCGTGATTCTCAGGGTCTTTGGGAGTtggactggcttcatgttccttctGCTGCCACCACTATCGCCAGTTCCTCCGCTTCAGTCGCCTCTGTTACTGGTTCCTtcaagcagtggcatcatcgacttggtcatctgtgtggttctcggttgtcgtctttagttcgtcgaggccttctggggtctgtctcaggagatgtctctttagagtgtcagggttgtcgtcttggcaagcagattcagttaccatattcacatagtgagtcagtgtc
The sequence above is a segment of the Triticum dicoccoides isolate Atlit2015 ecotype Zavitan chromosome 1A, WEW_v2.0, whole genome shotgun sequence genome. Coding sequences within it:
- the LOC119288233 gene encoding disease resistance protein RGA2-like, which gives rise to MEAIISEFYTTLALLKLLADCQSHRVNKVLSLSSSEHHLYSDVLGGVPVHSRFTMETIISVVLGDLVGRAISFVVEKRREKTTAEEDLQRLRQLLLRISAVVEEAEGRCVTNRGMIHQASTMREQMFRGYYLLDAFRCREKKTDDEEVSHFLFAQSNFNPAKRFRRLSSNTQIESTVTVRVSSQELKQVVLGLESMLVDMKEFAIFLMSYPRMYRQPYGAYLFVDKYMFGRQMEREQAIRFLLQAELPYGNVGVLPVVGSAYVGKSTLVEHVCNDERVQNHFSLILLYIGNNLQDETMTTFRDHCVIKHQNISLDEEKSLVVIELLGDVDKGVWKRLLHSSERCMPHGSKIIITSRSEKVASLGTTEAVRLNYLSKEAYWYFFRMLVFGSTDPEEHPKLTSIAMEIAVEMCGSFLYAYVAAALLRENLSARFWYRVLRHLREYKQKNILLLGEYPAEEDQPRYILSLAKRRHGSEDTKFLLQSSHCHNGPASHGGLPKITMVDLLSGTWSAMPRGKFEVLSWRSVIPPYYSYTTACEFVRHSSSTTA
- the LOC119288263 gene encoding probable serine acetyltransferase 5 yields the protein MPAGQQPQAREPDSGRQHPPPATPALPSEVVPAYPPPESEDDESWVWTQIKAEARRDADAEPALASFLYATVLSHPSLPRSLSFHLANKLCSSTLLSTLLYDLFLASLTAHPSLRAAVVADLLAARARDPACVGFSHCLLNYKGFLAIQAHRVAHVLWAQNRRPLALALQSRVADVFAVDIHPAAVVGKAILLDHATGVVIGETAVVGDNVSILHHVTLGGTGKAVGDRHPKIGDGVLIGAGATILGNVMIGAGAKIGAGSVVLIDVPARSTAVGNPARLIGGRKGESDKDEDMPGESMDHTSFIRQWSDYTI